In a genomic window of Streptomyces roseoviridis:
- a CDS encoding S41 family peptidase yields the protein MRAGAGPEFCRRPRGLLRGAALTLVFAGVLGTAAATGSLPRREQAYEPASAPVSADRAGADRDTVDRAALARAAAEAMADGKSGTEAAEEFVSRSGDRWGVVYDKREYAEFEQALDGTYTGVGLSARKAGPDRVEISRVQAGGPAARAGLRPGDRLITLDGRPVGDRSVSEVVSLLRGGAPGSTVVLGVRRGRTAWTETLRRERLATDPVTVRRLDDGAVLIRVSAFTKGTGERVRAAVRAAPAGAGVLLDLRGNSGGLLAEAATAASAFLDGGLVATYDVDGEQRAVYAEGGGDTGRPLVALVDGGTMSAAELLTGALKDRGRAVTVGSRTFGKGAVQMPSTLPDGSVAELTVGHYRTPAGHAVDGRGIVPDLVVRDAGGDRAEKRARTVLSGLGGGS from the coding sequence ATGCGTGCCGGTGCCGGCCCCGAGTTCTGTCGACGGCCCCGCGGACTCCTCCGTGGGGCCGCCCTGACGTTGGTCTTCGCGGGAGTGCTCGGTACGGCCGCGGCGACCGGATCCCTGCCCCGCCGCGAGCAGGCGTACGAACCGGCGTCCGCCCCCGTGTCGGCCGACCGGGCCGGTGCGGACCGGGACACCGTCGACCGGGCTGCGCTCGCCCGGGCCGCCGCCGAGGCGATGGCCGACGGGAAGTCGGGCACCGAGGCCGCCGAGGAGTTCGTCAGCCGCAGCGGCGACCGCTGGGGCGTGGTGTACGACAAGCGGGAGTACGCCGAGTTCGAGCAGGCCCTCGACGGCACGTACACCGGCGTCGGGCTCTCCGCCCGCAAGGCCGGACCGGACCGGGTGGAGATCAGCCGGGTGCAGGCCGGCGGGCCCGCCGCACGGGCGGGTCTCCGGCCGGGCGACCGGCTCATCACCCTCGACGGACGCCCGGTCGGCGACCGCTCCGTCTCCGAGGTCGTCTCGCTGCTGCGCGGCGGCGCCCCCGGCTCCACCGTCGTCCTGGGCGTCCGACGCGGCAGGACCGCCTGGACCGAGACCCTGCGCAGGGAGCGGCTCGCGACCGATCCCGTCACCGTCCGCCGGCTCGACGACGGCGCCGTCCTGATCCGGGTGTCCGCCTTCACCAAGGGCACCGGGGAGCGGGTGCGCGCCGCGGTGCGCGCCGCACCGGCCGGCGCCGGGGTCCTGCTCGACCTGCGCGGGAACTCCGGGGGACTGCTCGCCGAGGCCGCGACCGCCGCCTCCGCCTTCCTCGACGGCGGGCTCGTCGCCACGTACGACGTGGACGGCGAGCAGCGCGCGGTGTACGCGGAGGGCGGCGGCGACACCGGGCGCCCCCTGGTGGCGCTGGTCGACGGCGGCACCATGAGCGCGGCCGAGCTGCTGACCGGCGCGCTCAAGGACCGGGGGCGGGCGGTCACGGTGGGTTCGCGCACCTTCGGCAAGGGCGCGGTGCAGATGCCGAGCACGCTGCCGGACGGTTCCGTGGCCGAGCTGACCGTCGGGCACTACCGGACGCCCGCCGGGCACGCGGTCGACGGCCGCGGCATCGTCCCGGACCTCGTGGTCCGCGACGCGGGCGGCGACCGGGCCGAGAAGCGGGCCCGCACGGTATTGAGTGGCCTCGGAGGGGGCTCGTAG
- the smpB gene encoding SsrA-binding protein SmpB codes for MAKGLVNVQGKPAKKKSQDKGPERKLIAQNKKARHDYHILDTYECGLVLMGTEVKSLRMGRASLVDGFVQIDGGEAWLHNIHVPEYSQGSWTNHSAKRKRKLLLHRAEIDKLGQKAGETGHTIVPLALYFLGGRVKCEIALAKGKKEYDKRQTLREKQDTREASRAIAAARRRERAAKLAAGG; via the coding sequence ATGGCAAAGGGACTCGTCAACGTGCAGGGCAAGCCTGCGAAGAAGAAGAGCCAGGACAAGGGGCCGGAGCGCAAGCTCATCGCGCAGAACAAGAAGGCGCGGCACGACTACCACATCCTCGACACCTACGAGTGCGGCCTGGTGCTGATGGGCACCGAGGTGAAGTCGCTGCGGATGGGCCGGGCGTCGCTCGTCGACGGCTTCGTGCAGATCGACGGCGGGGAGGCGTGGCTGCACAACATCCACGTCCCGGAGTACTCCCAGGGCAGCTGGACCAACCACTCGGCGAAGCGGAAGCGCAAGCTGCTGCTGCACCGCGCGGAGATCGACAAGCTGGGGCAGAAGGCCGGCGAGACGGGTCACACGATCGTGCCCCTCGCGCTGTACTTCCTGGGCGGCCGGGTGAAGTGCGAGATCGCGCTCGCCAAGGGCAAGAAGGAGTACGACAAGCGGCAGACGCTGCGGGAGAAGCAGGACACGCGCGAGGCGAGCCGGGCCATCGCGGCGGCGCGCCGCCGGGAGCGGGCGGCCAAGCTCGCCGCGGGCGGCTGA
- a CDS encoding DinB family protein — protein MIDEFAKDTLHGRLRRDREALLWKLDGLSEYDARRPLTPTGTNLLGLVKHLATVEARYFGEVFDRPSPEPLPRWQDADGSDLWATGDETRAQIIGFYRRSWEHSDATIDELRLDAPGRVPWWPEPHADTNLFAVMVHVLGESIRHAGHADILREGLDGRTGLRAEHEKPIDEEARAAQRAKIEEAARSAAPIRA, from the coding sequence ATGATCGATGAATTCGCGAAGGACACCCTGCACGGGCGACTGCGACGGGATCGCGAGGCGCTGCTCTGGAAACTCGACGGATTGTCCGAATACGATGCCCGCCGGCCTTTGACACCGACCGGGACCAACCTCCTCGGCCTGGTCAAGCACTTGGCCACCGTCGAGGCCAGGTACTTCGGCGAGGTCTTCGACCGGCCTTCGCCGGAACCGCTGCCCCGGTGGCAGGACGCCGACGGCAGCGATCTGTGGGCGACCGGGGACGAGACCCGCGCTCAGATCATCGGGTTCTACCGGCGCTCGTGGGAACACTCGGACGCGACGATCGACGAGCTTCGCCTCGACGCCCCCGGCCGCGTGCCGTGGTGGCCGGAGCCTCATGCCGACACGAACCTGTTCGCCGTCATGGTCCATGTCCTCGGCGAGTCCATCCGGCATGCCGGGCACGCCGACATCCTGCGCGAGGGCCTCGACGGCCGGACCGGGTTGCGCGCCGAACACGAGAAGCCGATCGACGAGGAAGCCCGTGCGGCCCAGCGGGCGAAGATCGAGGAGGCCGCCAGGTCGGCCGCGCCGATCAGGGCTTAG
- a CDS encoding MFS transporter gives MPRPDLTLTPTGPALAPRYRERAPRPPANPYLRLFTLPGARAFTAGNLIARLPMGMFGVSTVVMIAEGYGSYALAGAVSAAGLVAGALTAPWIARLVDRHGQARIAVPATVWAVLGQLLLLLAAYSHAPAWVLAATAVLSATAPNTGGMSRARWAHLLKDDPNALHTANAFEQAADELCFMLGPVLAAFLCSALFPEAGTLVAAVLFLTGVMLFAAQRATEPPVAPRTTAGSPLRAPGMPALLAVFLATGAIFGAMEVVTLAYVDGPAAGPVLALQAAGSCAAGLVYGRARRSARLANCLAAMTALMALPLLAALTGSLLVLAGALLAAGMAIAPTMVTGMSLVQRLTPAAQLNEGMTLAVTALLGGIATGSATGGWLAEHAPSTTYGYLIPPTAALALTLCLAARVGARARHGHRAGTGR, from the coding sequence ATGCCCCGCCCCGACCTGACGCTGACCCCCACCGGCCCCGCCCTGGCCCCCCGCTACCGCGAACGGGCGCCCCGCCCGCCCGCGAACCCCTACCTCCGCCTCTTCACCCTCCCCGGGGCCCGTGCCTTCACCGCCGGCAATCTCATCGCCCGGCTGCCCATGGGCATGTTCGGCGTCAGCACGGTCGTCATGATCGCCGAGGGGTACGGCTCCTACGCCCTCGCCGGGGCCGTCAGCGCGGCCGGCCTGGTCGCCGGGGCACTCACCGCGCCCTGGATCGCCCGGCTCGTCGACCGCCACGGCCAGGCCCGCATCGCCGTGCCCGCCACCGTCTGGGCCGTCCTCGGCCAGCTGCTCCTGCTCCTTGCCGCGTACAGCCACGCCCCGGCCTGGGTGCTGGCCGCCACGGCCGTGCTGAGCGCCACCGCGCCCAACACCGGCGGCATGTCCCGGGCCCGCTGGGCCCACCTCCTGAAGGACGACCCGAACGCCCTGCACACCGCCAACGCCTTCGAACAGGCCGCCGACGAGCTGTGCTTCATGCTCGGCCCGGTGCTCGCCGCGTTCCTCTGCTCGGCGCTGTTCCCCGAGGCCGGCACCCTGGTCGCCGCCGTCCTCTTCCTGACCGGAGTGATGCTGTTCGCGGCGCAGCGCGCCACCGAGCCGCCGGTCGCCCCGCGCACCACCGCCGGGTCCCCGCTGCGCGCCCCCGGCATGCCGGCGCTCCTCGCGGTGTTCCTCGCCACCGGCGCGATCTTCGGCGCGATGGAGGTGGTCACCCTCGCGTACGTGGACGGGCCCGCCGCCGGCCCCGTCCTCGCCCTCCAGGCCGCCGGGTCCTGTGCGGCCGGCCTGGTCTACGGCCGCGCCCGCCGCTCGGCCCGGCTCGCGAACTGCCTCGCCGCGATGACCGCCCTGATGGCCCTGCCGCTGCTCGCCGCCCTCACGGGCTCCCTGCTCGTCCTCGCGGGCGCCCTGCTGGCGGCGGGCATGGCGATCGCCCCGACGATGGTCACGGGCATGTCCCTGGTCCAGCGCCTGACCCCGGCGGCCCAGCTCAACGAGGGCATGACCCTCGCGGTCACCGCCCTGCTCGGCGGCATCGCGACCGGCTCGGCCACCGGCGGCTGGCTCGCGGAGCACGCCCCCTCGACCACGTACGGCTATCTGATCCCGCCGACGGCGGCCCTGGCGCTGACGCTGTGCCTGGCGGCCCGGGTGGGCGCCCGCGCGCGGCACGGCCACCGAGCGGGAACCGGGCGGTAG
- a CDS encoding LysR family transcriptional regulator, with protein MSTPSTPSRPAPSYGQRTDLDPRLLRAFVAVAEELHFTRAAGRLYVAQQALSRDVRRLERELGAELFVRTTRQVALTPDGERLLPYAHKVLAAHDELADAFRGAPRPLLVDLNSAGLGHERVLHRARELAPDLELMARYESGLTGAVREILAGRLDASFGRYGGLAPELRARLETRFVRYEPMAVLLPEDDPLAELPAVPLDALAGRDVYAGAGNDRTPEWTDLATRLFAGRGIRVAPPAPLAVGKEEFRRIMEKARTPVLAVVDFPPMPGSALRPLVDPVPLSPVSLVWRRGLRHPGLDALCRAVGELGVREGWHVRPAGSWLPESEPGLPGTP; from the coding sequence GTGAGCACCCCGAGCACCCCGAGCCGCCCCGCCCCCTCGTACGGACAGCGCACCGACCTCGACCCCCGCCTCCTGCGCGCCTTCGTCGCCGTGGCCGAGGAGCTGCACTTCACCCGCGCCGCCGGCCGGCTCTACGTCGCCCAGCAGGCCCTCAGCCGGGACGTCCGGCGGCTCGAACGGGAGCTGGGCGCCGAGCTGTTCGTCCGGACCACCCGCCAGGTCGCCCTCACCCCGGACGGCGAACGCCTCCTCCCCTACGCCCACAAGGTCCTCGCCGCCCACGACGAGCTCGCCGACGCCTTCCGCGGCGCGCCCCGTCCCCTCCTCGTCGACCTCAACAGCGCCGGGCTCGGCCACGAGCGGGTGCTCCACCGCGCCCGCGAACTCGCCCCGGACCTGGAACTGATGGCCCGCTACGAGAGCGGGCTGACCGGCGCCGTGCGCGAGATCCTCGCCGGCCGGCTCGACGCCTCCTTCGGCCGGTACGGCGGGCTCGCGCCCGAGCTGCGGGCGCGCCTGGAGACGCGGTTCGTGCGGTACGAGCCGATGGCCGTGCTGCTGCCGGAGGACGATCCGCTGGCCGAGCTGCCCGCCGTCCCGCTCGACGCGCTCGCCGGCCGGGACGTCTACGCGGGCGCCGGCAACGACCGCACGCCCGAGTGGACCGACCTCGCCACCCGGCTGTTCGCCGGCCGGGGCATCCGTGTCGCACCGCCCGCGCCGCTCGCCGTCGGCAAGGAGGAGTTCCGCCGGATCATGGAGAAGGCCCGCACCCCGGTGCTCGCCGTCGTCGACTTCCCGCCCATGCCGGGCAGCGCACTGCGGCCCCTGGTCGACCCCGTACCGCTGTCGCCCGTGAGCCTGGTGTGGCGCAGGGGACTGCGCCACCCGGGCCTCGACGCCCTGTGCCGCGCCGTCGGCGAGCTCGGTGTCCGCGAGGGCTGGCACGTCCGGCCGGCCGGCTCCTGGTTGCCGGAAAGCGAGCCGGGCCTGCCCGGCACCCCGTAG
- a CDS encoding nitrate/nitrite transporter, producing MGGRWIERWEPEDETFWREQGERIARRNLWFSVLAEHIGFSIWTLWSVMVLFMGPQYGVDPAGKFFLIATATLVGAFIRIPYTFAVARFGGRNWTILSALLLLLPTGLAFAVMEPGTSYGTFVLVAALTGVGGGNFASSMTNINAFFPLRKKGWALGLNAGGGNIGVPVVQLVGLLVIGTAGAMHPRIVLGVYLPLIVVAAVCAALFMDNLVPVRNDTGAVKEAVKARHTWIMAFLYIGTFGSFIGYSFAFGLVLQTQFGRTPLQAASLTFIGPLLGSLVRPVGGALADRHGGARITLATFAAMALAAGVVLYASVVESLAVFLVGFIGLFVLSGLGNGSTYKMIPAIFLTQGHRKGLAGEEAEAYGRRLSGASMGLIGAVGALGGLGINLAFRQSFLTVGSGTAAFVAFLAFYAACMVVTWAVYLRRPSAVAPVPDTAADAEPRRAPAEV from the coding sequence ATGGGCGGCCGGTGGATCGAACGCTGGGAGCCGGAGGACGAGACCTTCTGGCGTGAACAGGGGGAGCGGATCGCGCGCCGGAACCTGTGGTTCTCGGTGCTGGCGGAGCACATCGGCTTCTCGATCTGGACCCTGTGGTCCGTCATGGTCCTCTTCATGGGGCCCCAGTACGGCGTCGACCCGGCGGGCAAGTTCTTCCTCATCGCCACGGCCACCCTCGTCGGCGCCTTCATCCGCATCCCGTACACCTTCGCGGTCGCCCGCTTCGGCGGCCGCAACTGGACCATCCTCAGCGCCCTGCTGCTCCTGCTGCCGACGGGCCTCGCCTTCGCGGTGATGGAGCCGGGCACCTCGTACGGCACCTTCGTGCTCGTCGCCGCCCTCACCGGTGTCGGCGGCGGCAACTTCGCCTCCTCCATGACCAACATCAACGCCTTCTTCCCGCTGCGGAAGAAGGGCTGGGCGCTCGGCCTGAACGCGGGCGGCGGCAACATCGGCGTCCCCGTCGTCCAGCTCGTCGGCCTTCTCGTCATCGGCACCGCCGGAGCCATGCACCCGAGGATCGTCCTCGGCGTCTACCTGCCGCTGATCGTCGTCGCCGCCGTGTGCGCCGCGCTGTTCATGGACAACCTGGTCCCCGTCAGGAACGACACCGGCGCCGTCAAGGAGGCCGTCAAGGCCCGCCACACCTGGATCATGGCCTTCCTCTACATCGGCACCTTCGGCTCCTTCATCGGCTACAGCTTCGCCTTCGGCCTGGTGCTCCAGACCCAGTTCGGGCGCACCCCGCTCCAGGCCGCCTCGCTCACCTTCATCGGCCCGCTGCTCGGCTCGCTCGTCCGGCCGGTCGGCGGCGCGCTGGCCGACCGGCACGGCGGCGCCCGCATCACCCTGGCCACCTTCGCCGCCATGGCCCTCGCCGCCGGAGTCGTCCTCTACGCCTCGGTCGTGGAGTCCCTCGCCGTCTTCCTGGTCGGCTTCATCGGCCTCTTCGTCCTCAGCGGCCTCGGCAACGGCTCCACGTACAAGATGATCCCGGCGATCTTCCTCACCCAGGGGCACCGCAAGGGCCTCGCGGGCGAGGAGGCCGAGGCGTACGGGCGGCGCCTGTCCGGAGCCTCGATGGGGCTCATCGGCGCGGTCGGCGCGCTCGGCGGCCTCGGCATCAACCTCGCCTTCCGGCAGTCCTTCCTCACGGTCGGCTCCGGCACCGCCGCCTTCGTGGCCTTCCTCGCCTTCTACGCCGCGTGCATGGTGGTCACCTGGGCGGTATACCTTCGCCGTCCCTCCGCCGTGGCCCCCGTCCCCGACACCGCCGCCGACGCGGAACCGCGGCGCGCCCCCGCCGAGGTATGA